A genomic region of Streptomyces sp. NBC_00247 contains the following coding sequences:
- a CDS encoding AIM24 family protein, protein MPFREINSKMIEATVVPGQKMYSQRGAMLAYRGEVSFTPNVQGGQGGLMSMIGRRVANEATPLMTVEGSGTVMFGHGGHHIQVINLAGDTLHVEADRLLAFDGTLQQGTMFMGSQGGVMGMVRGQVTGQGLFTTTLKGHGAVAVMAHGGVIELPITPGREVHVDPQAYVAHHGDVRNKLSTALGWRDMVGRGSGEAFQLELSGSGAVYVQASEEKL, encoded by the coding sequence ATGCCGTTCCGTGAGATCAACTCGAAGATGATCGAGGCGACGGTCGTCCCCGGTCAGAAGATGTACAGCCAGCGCGGCGCGATGCTCGCCTACCGGGGCGAGGTCTCCTTCACCCCGAACGTGCAGGGCGGCCAGGGCGGGCTGATGTCGATGATCGGCCGGCGGGTGGCGAACGAGGCGACCCCGCTGATGACGGTGGAGGGCAGCGGCACGGTGATGTTCGGCCACGGCGGCCACCACATCCAGGTGATCAACCTCGCGGGCGACACCCTCCACGTCGAGGCCGACCGGCTGCTGGCGTTCGACGGCACGCTCCAGCAGGGCACGATGTTCATGGGCTCGCAGGGCGGGGTGATGGGGATGGTGCGCGGCCAGGTGACCGGCCAGGGCCTGTTCACCACCACCCTCAAGGGGCACGGCGCGGTCGCGGTGATGGCCCACGGCGGCGTGATCGAGCTGCCGATCACGCCCGGCCGCGAGGTGCACGTGGACCCGCAGGCGTACGTCGCCCACCACGGGGACGTACGCAACAAGCTCTCCACCGCGCTCGGCTGGCGCGACATGGTGGGGCGCGGCTCGGGCGAGGCGTTCCAGCTGGAGCTCAGCGGCAGTGGTGCGGTGTACGTCCAGGCGTCGGAGGAGAAGCTGTGA
- the mce gene encoding methylmalonyl-CoA epimerase: MLTRIDHIGIACFDLDKTVEFYRSTYGFEVHHSEINEEQGVREAMLRINGTSDGGASYLQLLEPTRPDSAVGKWLEKNGEGVHHIAFGTEDVDQDSSDIREKGVRVLYDEPRTGSMGSRITFLHPKDCHGVLTELVTSRTEH, from the coding sequence ATGCTGACGCGAATCGACCACATCGGAATCGCTTGCTTCGACCTCGACAAGACGGTGGAGTTCTACCGCTCCACGTACGGCTTCGAGGTCCACCACTCGGAGATCAACGAAGAGCAGGGCGTGCGCGAGGCCATGCTGAGGATCAACGGCACCTCCGACGGCGGAGCCTCCTACCTCCAGCTGCTGGAGCCGACCCGGCCCGACTCGGCCGTCGGCAAGTGGCTGGAGAAGAACGGCGAGGGCGTCCACCACATCGCCTTCGGTACCGAGGACGTGGACCAGGACTCCTCGGACATCCGCGAGAAGGGGGTACGGGTCCTCTACGACGAGCCCCGCACCGGCTCCATGGGCTCCCGGATCACCTTCCTCCACCCGAAGGACTGCCACGGGGTCCTCACCGAACTGGTCACGTCCCGGACGGAGCACTGA
- a CDS encoding kelch motif-containing protein, with protein MPHRPTRRIRRAVLGSGAVVVLAGLNAPAALSFAQDQYHAYKIAQPGYQARYGSWQRVDIPKRYRTNAVHAALLHTGKVLIVAGSGNNQRHFDAGTFDTVLWDPVANTFKKVDTPVDFFCGGHAALPDGRLLVAGGTARYEVLDGEVSRAGGGMRVKNENPDKALFLKKGTVFRSPSGIEYRSLFDVTVPRAAKRGFAVSYYADGGMKPWKSKVTAGEERVFVEAVERGPDSATTDSAQYEIEGLTGTDADNSYGLAEKITTQKQDFQGIRAAYEFDALAEKYIKVDPMKEARWYPTLVGLGDGRVLAVSGLDDVGEIISGDTEIYDRATKKWSKGPFRYFPTYPALFLTKGGRLFYPGANAGYGPADKGRAAGLWDLRKNTFKAVGGLRDLDATETASSLMLPPVQDQKVMILGGGGVGESKVSTARTAIVDLKAKNPVFRAGPDLPQGTRYLNSVIMPDDTVFTTGGSSDYRGRGDSNILRAQTYDPKTGEFIETAAPTIGRNYHSEALLLPDGRVATFGSDSLYGDKANTKLGTFEQRMEVFTPAVLHRAGGDRPVIGAGPGEVERGDTVTYAVTGGGRIATARLMRPSAVTHTTDVEQRSIALEPRRSEGRITVTVPGDSTLVPPGWYMLFVTDTDGISSVAKWVKVG; from the coding sequence ATGCCCCACCGGCCCACCAGACGGATCAGGAGGGCGGTCCTCGGCAGCGGGGCCGTCGTCGTGCTCGCGGGGCTCAACGCGCCCGCGGCGCTCTCGTTCGCCCAGGACCAGTACCACGCCTACAAGATCGCCCAGCCCGGCTACCAGGCGCGGTACGGCTCCTGGCAGCGGGTGGACATCCCCAAGAGGTACCGGACCAACGCCGTCCACGCCGCGCTGCTCCACACCGGCAAGGTGCTGATCGTCGCGGGCTCCGGCAACAACCAGCGGCACTTCGACGCGGGAACCTTCGACACGGTCCTGTGGGACCCGGTGGCCAACACCTTCAAGAAGGTCGACACCCCGGTGGACTTCTTCTGCGGCGGCCACGCGGCGCTCCCCGACGGCCGGCTGCTGGTGGCCGGTGGCACCGCCCGCTACGAGGTGCTCGACGGCGAGGTCTCCCGGGCCGGGGGCGGGATGCGGGTGAAGAACGAGAACCCGGACAAGGCGCTGTTCCTGAAGAAGGGGACGGTCTTCCGCTCACCCTCGGGCATCGAGTACCGCTCCCTCTTCGACGTGACCGTGCCCCGGGCCGCCAAGCGCGGCTTCGCCGTCAGTTACTACGCCGACGGCGGGATGAAGCCGTGGAAGAGCAAGGTGACCGCCGGCGAGGAGCGGGTCTTCGTCGAGGCGGTGGAGAGGGGCCCGGACTCGGCGACCACCGACTCCGCCCAGTACGAGATCGAGGGGCTCACCGGCACGGACGCCGACAACTCCTACGGCCTGGCCGAGAAGATCACCACGCAGAAGCAGGACTTCCAGGGCATCCGCGCGGCCTACGAGTTCGACGCGCTCGCCGAGAAGTACATCAAGGTCGACCCGATGAAGGAGGCCCGCTGGTACCCGACGCTCGTCGGGCTCGGCGACGGACGGGTGCTCGCGGTCTCGGGGCTCGACGACGTCGGCGAGATCATCTCCGGCGACACCGAGATCTACGACCGGGCGACGAAGAAGTGGTCCAAGGGGCCGTTCCGCTACTTCCCGACCTACCCCGCCCTCTTCCTCACCAAGGGCGGCAGGCTCTTCTACCCGGGCGCCAACGCCGGTTACGGCCCGGCGGACAAGGGGCGCGCCGCCGGGCTCTGGGACCTGCGCAAGAACACCTTCAAGGCGGTCGGCGGGCTGAGGGACCTCGACGCCACGGAGACGGCCTCCTCCCTGATGCTGCCCCCGGTCCAGGACCAGAAGGTGATGATCCTGGGCGGCGGCGGTGTGGGGGAGTCGAAGGTGTCGACCGCCCGCACCGCGATCGTGGACCTCAAGGCGAAGAACCCCGTCTTCCGGGCGGGCCCCGACCTGCCGCAGGGCACGCGCTACCTCAACAGCGTGATCATGCCGGACGACACCGTCTTCACCACCGGCGGATCGAGCGACTACCGGGGGCGCGGCGACAGCAACATCCTCAGGGCGCAGACCTACGACCCGAAGACCGGCGAGTTCATCGAGACGGCGGCCCCCACCATCGGCCGGAACTACCACTCGGAGGCACTGCTGCTGCCCGACGGGCGGGTGGCGACCTTCGGTTCGGACTCGCTCTACGGCGACAAGGCCAACACCAAACTGGGCACGTTCGAGCAGCGGATGGAGGTCTTCACCCCGGCCGTGCTCCACCGTGCGGGCGGCGACCGGCCGGTGATCGGCGCCGGGCCCGGGGAAGTCGAGCGCGGTGACACCGTCACGTACGCGGTGACCGGCGGCGGACGCATCGCGACGGCCCGGCTGATGCGGCCGAGCGCCGTCACCCACACCACCGACGTGGAGCAGCGTTCGATCGCGCTGGAGCCCCGCAGGAGCGAGGGCAGGATCACCGTCACGGTGCCCGGGGACAGCACCCTGGTGCCGCCCGGCTGGTACATGCTCTTCGTCACGGACACCGACGGCATCTCGTCGGTGGCGAAGTGGGTCAAGGTCGGCTGA
- a CDS encoding glycosyltransferase family 2 protein has product MRSEVYDYDSHSRLAGPLTEPEGPAYRVRYRSLLAAEKRRVRAVLLMTLAPVLTGLLLLYLVWPTHWTRRENGEHWLVAADTAMLVSIALIELFVLVNVVSVAHATMVARDPVPVVPESGTKVAFVTTYVPGKEPLSMLRATLRAAVRLRHDGPLDVWLLDEGDDPAARALCAELGVHHFTRRGVPEWNRPEGTHRAKTKHGNYNAWLDAHGDAYEFFASVDTDHVPLPDFLERMLGWFRDPDTAFVVGPQVYGNYDAAVTRAAESQQFLFHALIQRAGNRYGAPMFVGTNNVVRIAALRQAGGLYDSITEDMATGFEIHRRRNPLTGRHWRSVYTPDVLAVGEGPSSWTDFFTQQLRWSRGTYETLLRQYVRGLFRLPPGRLLNYTLMLVYYPMTAVNWLLGVFSCVLFLWLGASGTEVSASLWLMLHSDAAALQIGLYLWNRRHNVSPHEPEGSGGIAGMAMSALCAPIYLKSLGAAVLRTSGRFVVTPKGGATSPDRLLTFRVHLFWAAVLLVSLAASVPLHHTHAAMRTWAVLAVAVALSPVAVWAYTDRRAAHPARPRRSARRTVPRPAPHPLTAEATFITTTTTTPPSAPTTGAALAEPVRSTAGGN; this is encoded by the coding sequence GTGCGGTCGGAGGTCTACGACTACGACTCCCACTCCCGGCTCGCGGGTCCGCTCACGGAACCGGAAGGACCGGCGTACCGGGTCCGGTACCGGAGCCTCCTCGCGGCGGAGAAGCGGCGCGTCCGCGCCGTGCTCCTCATGACCCTCGCCCCGGTGCTCACGGGGCTGCTCCTGCTCTATCTGGTCTGGCCGACGCACTGGACCCGGCGCGAGAACGGCGAGCACTGGCTCGTCGCCGCCGACACCGCGATGCTCGTCTCCATCGCGCTGATCGAACTCTTCGTGCTCGTCAACGTCGTCTCGGTCGCGCACGCCACGATGGTCGCCAGGGACCCGGTGCCCGTCGTCCCCGAATCCGGCACCAAGGTCGCCTTCGTCACCACGTACGTACCGGGCAAGGAACCCCTCTCCATGCTCCGCGCCACCCTCCGGGCCGCCGTACGGCTCCGGCACGACGGACCGCTGGACGTCTGGCTGCTCGACGAGGGCGACGATCCGGCGGCCAGGGCGCTCTGCGCGGAACTCGGCGTCCACCACTTCACCCGGCGCGGCGTCCCCGAGTGGAACCGCCCCGAGGGGACCCACCGGGCGAAGACGAAACACGGCAACTACAACGCCTGGCTCGACGCGCACGGCGACGCCTACGAGTTCTTCGCCTCGGTCGACACCGACCACGTGCCGCTGCCCGACTTCCTGGAGCGCATGCTGGGCTGGTTCCGCGATCCCGACACCGCCTTCGTCGTCGGCCCGCAGGTCTACGGCAACTACGACGCGGCCGTCACCAGGGCCGCCGAGTCGCAGCAGTTCCTCTTCCACGCCCTGATCCAGCGCGCCGGCAACCGCTACGGGGCGCCCATGTTCGTCGGCACCAACAACGTCGTCCGGATCGCCGCACTGCGCCAGGCCGGCGGGCTGTACGACTCGATCACCGAGGACATGGCGACGGGCTTCGAGATCCACCGCCGCCGCAACCCGCTCACCGGCCGCCACTGGCGGTCCGTGTACACGCCGGACGTGCTGGCCGTCGGTGAGGGCCCGTCCTCCTGGACCGACTTCTTCACCCAGCAGCTGCGCTGGTCGCGCGGGACGTACGAGACGCTGCTGCGGCAGTACGTCAGGGGGCTGTTCCGGCTGCCGCCGGGCCGGCTCCTCAACTACACCCTGATGCTCGTCTACTACCCGATGACCGCCGTCAACTGGCTGCTCGGGGTGTTCAGCTGCGTGCTCTTCCTCTGGCTCGGCGCCTCCGGCACCGAGGTGTCCGCCTCCCTCTGGCTGATGCTCCACAGCGACGCGGCGGCCCTCCAGATCGGGCTCTACCTCTGGAACCGGCGGCACAACGTCTCGCCGCACGAGCCGGAGGGCTCCGGCGGCATCGCCGGCATGGCGATGTCCGCCCTCTGCGCGCCGATCTACCTGAAGTCCCTCGGCGCCGCCGTGCTGCGGACCAGCGGGCGCTTCGTCGTCACGCCCAAGGGCGGCGCCACCAGCCCGGACCGGCTCCTCACCTTCCGCGTCCACCTCTTCTGGGCCGCCGTGCTGCTGGTCTCGCTCGCCGCGTCCGTACCCCTGCACCACACGCACGCGGCGATGCGTACCTGGGCCGTGCTGGCCGTGGCCGTCGCGCTCTCCCCGGTCGCGGTGTGGGCGTACACCGACCGGCGGGCGGCACACCCGGCACGGCCCCGCCGGAGTGCCCGGCGGACGGTCCCGCGCCCGGCCCCGCACCCGCTGACCGCCGAGGCGACCTTCATCACCACCACGACGACCACGCCGCCGAGCGCGCCGACGACCGGTGCCGCCCTCGCCGAACCCGTACGCAGCACCGCAGGAGGGAACTGA
- a CDS encoding acetyl-CoA C-acetyltransferase — protein MSGTTGTTTSVIVAGARTPMGRLLGSLKSFSGADLGGFAIKAALDRAGIGGDQVEYVIMGQVLQAGAGQIPARQAAVKAGIPMNVPALTVNKVCLSGLDAIALADQLIRAGEFDVVVAGGQESMTNAPHLLPKSREGYKYGAIEMLDAMAYDGLTDAFENIAMGESTEKHNTRLGLERAEQDEIAALSHQRAAAARKNGTFEAEITPVEIPQRKGDPVLFAEDEGIRPETTAESLGRLRPAFAKNGTITAGSSSQISDGAAAVVVMSKAKAQELGLDWIAEIGAHGNVAGPDNSLQSQPSNAIRHALKKEGLTVDDLDLVEINEAFAAVAVQSMKDLGITSEKVNVNGGAIALGHPIGMSGARVVLHLALELKRRGGGTGAAALCGGGGQGDALIIRVPGK, from the coding sequence ATGTCAGGAACGACAGGTACCACCACCTCAGTGATCGTCGCGGGCGCCCGTACGCCCATGGGCCGGCTGCTCGGCTCCCTGAAGAGCTTCTCCGGCGCGGACCTCGGCGGCTTCGCCATCAAGGCGGCGCTGGACCGGGCCGGCATCGGCGGCGACCAGGTCGAGTACGTGATCATGGGCCAGGTGCTCCAGGCCGGCGCGGGGCAGATCCCGGCCCGGCAGGCGGCCGTCAAGGCGGGCATCCCGATGAACGTCCCCGCGCTCACCGTCAACAAGGTGTGCCTCTCCGGGCTCGACGCCATCGCGCTGGCGGACCAGCTGATCCGCGCCGGTGAGTTCGACGTGGTCGTGGCCGGCGGCCAGGAGTCCATGACCAACGCCCCGCACCTGCTGCCGAAGTCCCGCGAGGGATACAAGTACGGCGCGATCGAGATGCTCGACGCGATGGCGTACGACGGTCTGACCGACGCCTTCGAGAACATCGCGATGGGCGAGTCGACCGAGAAGCACAACACCCGTCTTGGCCTGGAGCGCGCCGAGCAGGACGAGATCGCCGCCCTCTCCCACCAGCGCGCCGCCGCCGCCCGGAAGAACGGAACCTTCGAGGCCGAGATCACCCCGGTCGAGATCCCGCAGCGCAAGGGCGATCCGGTGCTCTTCGCCGAGGACGAGGGCATCCGGCCCGAGACGACCGCCGAGTCGCTCGGCAGGCTCCGTCCCGCCTTCGCCAAGAACGGAACGATCACCGCCGGTTCCTCCTCGCAGATCTCGGACGGTGCCGCCGCGGTCGTCGTGATGAGCAAGGCGAAGGCCCAGGAGCTGGGGCTCGACTGGATCGCCGAGATCGGCGCCCACGGCAACGTGGCCGGTCCGGACAACTCGCTCCAGTCCCAGCCGTCCAACGCCATCCGGCACGCCCTGAAGAAGGAAGGGCTGACCGTCGACGACCTGGACCTCGTGGAGATCAACGAGGCGTTCGCGGCCGTCGCCGTGCAGTCCATGAAGGACCTCGGCATCACCTCGGAGAAGGTCAACGTCAACGGCGGGGCCATCGCGCTCGGCCACCCGATCGGGATGTCCGGCGCCCGCGTGGTGCTGCACCTGGCCTTGGAGCTGAAGCGGCGCGGCGGCGGCACCGGTGCGGCGGCGCTCTGCGGCGGCGGCGGTCAGGGCGACGCGCTGATCATCCGCGTACCGGGCAAGTAG
- a CDS encoding MarR family winged helix-turn-helix transcriptional regulator produces the protein METETATRWLSDAEQRAWRTHLDVSRLLTHQLEKDLQPFGLTMNDYEILVNLSEAEDQRLRMSDLASLTLQSKSRLSHQITRMETAGLVQRENCESDRRGLFAVLTDLGGETMRKVAPYHVASVRKHFMDLLTPEALAELHAALTPIADHLRGRRGRP, from the coding sequence ATGGAGACCGAGACGGCCACACGCTGGCTGAGCGACGCGGAACAGCGTGCCTGGCGCACCCACCTGGACGTCAGCAGGCTGCTGACGCACCAGCTGGAGAAAGACCTCCAGCCGTTCGGCCTGACCATGAACGACTACGAGATCCTCGTCAACCTGTCCGAGGCCGAGGACCAGCGGCTGCGGATGAGCGACCTCGCGTCGCTCACCCTCCAGTCCAAGAGCAGGCTCTCGCACCAGATCACCCGGATGGAGACCGCCGGGCTGGTCCAGCGCGAGAACTGCGAGTCGGACCGGCGCGGACTCTTCGCGGTCCTCACCGACCTAGGCGGGGAGACGATGCGGAAGGTGGCGCCGTACCACGTCGCCTCCGTCCGCAAGCACTTCATGGACCTGCTGACCCCCGAGGCCCTGGCCGAACTGCACGCGGCCCTCACCCCGATCGCGGACCATCTGCGCGGACGGCGCGGCCGGCCGTGA
- a CDS encoding AIM24 family protein has translation MFRLQGSKTLAVDLTGDAVKAKNGSMVAYDGRMAFKKLSGGGEGLRGMVTRRLTGEQMTVMEVQGQGTCYFADRASEINLVSLRGEKLWVEASNLLCTDAGLRTGTSFTGLRGGATGNGLFTTTVEGTGQAAIMSDGSAVVLRVTRQYPLNVDPGAYIAHQGDLQQHFQSGVSFRTFMGEGSGESFQIRFEGEGLVYVQPSERNTIGGDV, from the coding sequence ATGTTCCGACTCCAAGGCAGCAAGACGCTCGCCGTCGATCTGACGGGCGATGCCGTGAAGGCGAAGAACGGCTCGATGGTCGCGTACGACGGCCGGATGGCGTTCAAGAAACTGTCCGGCGGCGGTGAGGGCCTGCGCGGCATGGTGACCCGCAGGCTGACCGGCGAACAGATGACGGTGATGGAGGTGCAGGGGCAGGGCACCTGCTACTTCGCCGACCGGGCGAGCGAGATCAATCTCGTGTCGCTGCGCGGCGAGAAGCTGTGGGTGGAGGCGAGCAATCTGCTCTGCACGGACGCCGGTCTGCGCACCGGCACCAGCTTCACCGGGCTGCGCGGGGGCGCGACCGGAAACGGCCTGTTCACCACGACGGTGGAGGGCACCGGGCAGGCGGCGATCATGTCGGACGGTTCGGCGGTGGTGCTCCGGGTGACCCGGCAGTACCCGCTGAACGTCGACCCCGGCGCCTACATCGCCCACCAGGGCGACCTGCAGCAGCACTTCCAGTCCGGGGTGAGCTTCCGCACGTTCATGGGCGAGGGTTCCGGGGAGTCCTTCCAGATCCGCTTCGAGGGCGAGGGGCTCGTGTACGTGCAGCCCAGCGAGCGGAACACGATCGGGGGCGACGTCTGA
- the meaB gene encoding methylmalonyl Co-A mutase-associated GTPase MeaB yields the protein MVDVPTLVEQARRGGPRAVARLISLVEGGSPQLREVMAALAPLAGHAYVVGLTGSPGVGKSTSTSALVTAYRKAGKRVGVLAVDPSSPFSGGALLGDRVRMSDHASDPGVYIRSMATRGHLGGLARSAPQAVRVLDAAGCDVVLVETVGVGQSEVEIASQADTSVVMLAPGMGDGIQAAKAGILEIGDVYVVNKADRDGADATVRELNHMLGLGESRGPGDWRPPIVKTVAARGEGVDELVEALEKHRAWMEEHGVLLARRTARAAREVETIAVTALRERIADLHGDRRLEALAERIVAGRLDPYGAADELVAGVTSAAP from the coding sequence ATGGTGGACGTCCCCACCCTGGTGGAACAGGCACGGCGGGGCGGGCCGCGTGCCGTCGCCCGGCTGATCTCGCTGGTGGAGGGGGGCTCGCCGCAGCTGCGCGAGGTGATGGCGGCGTTGGCCCCGCTGGCCGGGCACGCGTACGTCGTCGGGCTGACCGGCTCGCCCGGGGTCGGCAAGTCCACCTCCACCTCGGCGCTGGTCACCGCGTACCGGAAGGCCGGCAAGCGGGTCGGGGTGCTCGCGGTCGACCCGTCCTCGCCGTTCTCCGGCGGGGCACTGCTGGGCGACCGGGTGCGGATGTCGGACCACGCCTCGGACCCCGGGGTCTACATCCGGTCCATGGCGACCCGGGGCCACCTGGGCGGCCTCGCCCGGTCGGCGCCGCAGGCCGTCCGGGTGCTGGACGCGGCGGGGTGCGACGTGGTGCTGGTGGAGACGGTCGGGGTGGGCCAGTCCGAGGTGGAGATCGCCTCACAGGCCGACACCTCGGTGGTGATGCTCGCGCCGGGGATGGGCGACGGCATCCAGGCGGCGAAGGCCGGAATCCTGGAGATCGGCGACGTGTACGTGGTCAACAAAGCGGACCGGGACGGCGCGGACGCCACCGTCCGGGAGCTGAACCACATGCTCGGCCTCGGGGAGTCCCGGGGCCCTGGTGACTGGCGGCCCCCGATCGTGAAGACGGTGGCCGCCCGGGGCGAGGGCGTCGACGAGCTGGTCGAGGCGCTGGAGAAGCACCGGGCGTGGATGGAGGAGCACGGGGTGCTCCTCGCCCGGCGCACCGCGCGGGCGGCCCGGGAGGTGGAGACGATCGCCGTCACCGCCCTGCGCGAGCGGATCGCCGACCTGCACGGCGACCGTCGGCTCGAAGCGCTGGCGGAACGCATCGTGGCGGGCCGGCTCGACCCGTACGGCGCGGCCGACGAACTGGTCGCGGGGGTCACCTCGGCAGCGCCCTGA
- a CDS encoding MTH1187 family thiamine-binding protein → MIVAFSVSPLGVGEDVGEYVADAVRVVRESGLPNRTDAMFTSIEGEWDEVMDVVKRAVAAVEARAGRVSLVLKADIRPGVTDGLTSKVETVERYLAT, encoded by the coding sequence GTGATCGTCGCCTTCTCGGTCTCTCCGCTCGGTGTCGGAGAGGACGTCGGCGAGTACGTCGCCGACGCCGTGCGCGTCGTCCGCGAGTCCGGACTGCCCAACCGCACCGACGCCATGTTCACCTCGATCGAGGGTGAATGGGACGAGGTGATGGACGTCGTCAAACGTGCCGTCGCCGCCGTCGAGGCCCGTGCCGGACGTGTCTCCCTCGTGCTGAAGGCCGACATCCGACCCGGCGTCACCGACGGACTCACCTCCAAGGTCGAAACCGTGGAACGGTACTTGGCCACCTGA
- a CDS encoding AIM24 family protein, whose amino-acid sequence MSTPVIFDPTTLPSDDNVNAYTFCVELKGSQWFLQKGKMIAYYGRIDFDGVGNGRFDRLLRTSFHSPMHASDWVVAEGSGKMLLADRAFDVNSYDLDNGNLTIRSGNLLAFQPSLALKQSIVPGFLTLIGTGKFVAASNGPVVFMEPPLRVDPQALVGWADCPSPCHHYDHGYMRGVMGGLRSLTGIGGTSGEEHQFEFVGAGTVLLQSTEVLMAEQSVGAVPVEAGVPGGGRPGVPGGGQPGSAPRLPGQLGDLQRRFGL is encoded by the coding sequence GTGAGCACGCCCGTGATCTTCGATCCGACGACGCTGCCGTCGGACGACAACGTCAACGCGTACACCTTCTGCGTGGAGCTGAAGGGCAGTCAGTGGTTCCTCCAGAAGGGGAAGATGATCGCCTACTACGGGCGCATCGACTTCGACGGGGTGGGCAACGGCCGCTTCGACCGGCTGCTGCGGACGAGTTTCCACTCGCCGATGCACGCGAGCGACTGGGTGGTGGCCGAGGGCAGCGGCAAGATGCTGCTCGCGGACCGTGCCTTCGACGTCAACTCCTACGACCTCGACAACGGCAACCTCACGATCCGCTCCGGCAACCTGCTGGCCTTCCAGCCATCCCTGGCGCTGAAGCAGTCGATCGTGCCGGGGTTCCTCACGCTGATCGGTACGGGGAAGTTCGTGGCGGCCTCGAACGGGCCGGTGGTCTTCATGGAGCCGCCGCTGCGGGTGGACCCGCAGGCCCTGGTGGGCTGGGCGGACTGCCCGTCCCCGTGCCACCACTACGACCACGGGTACATGCGGGGCGTGATGGGCGGGCTGCGGTCTCTGACGGGGATCGGCGGGACGTCCGGCGAGGAGCACCAGTTCGAGTTCGTGGGTGCGGGGACGGTGCTGCTGCAGTCGACCGAGGTGCTGATGGCCGAGCAGTCGGTGGGCGCGGTTCCGGTGGAGGCGGGGGTCCCGGGCGGGGGCCGCCCCGGCGTCCCCGGCGGGGGTCAACCTGGGTCCGCACCCCGTCTCCCCGGCCAGCTGGGGGATCTCCAGCGTCGGTTCGGCCTGTGA
- a CDS encoding DUF3817 domain-containing protein: MDIKTATALHRLRLISIPEALSFPALIIFGSILSRVSDIDFLMMPLGALHGLLFVIYVLFLLDVWIKAKWPVKRVALFFLLCLLPFGGLYGDKLLKRYETDGVIAARARREGTVNA, from the coding sequence GTGGACATCAAGACCGCTACCGCCCTGCACCGGCTGCGCCTCATCTCGATTCCCGAGGCGCTCTCCTTCCCGGCGCTGATCATCTTCGGATCGATCCTCAGCCGCGTCTCCGACATCGACTTCCTGATGATGCCGCTGGGCGCCCTGCACGGTCTCCTTTTCGTGATCTACGTCCTCTTCCTGCTCGACGTGTGGATCAAGGCGAAGTGGCCCGTCAAGCGGGTCGCCCTCTTCTTCCTGCTCTGCCTCCTGCCGTTCGGCGGGCTCTACGGCGACAAGCTCCTCAAGCGGTACGAGACGGACGGCGTCATCGCCGCCCGCGCCCGCCGCGAAGGCACGGTGAACGCGTGA